The sequence below is a genomic window from Uranotaenia lowii strain MFRU-FL chromosome 2, ASM2978415v1, whole genome shotgun sequence.
TAAGGCGAGAATACAAGAGCTGGTGTTGAGAGAGTGTGCGATTTCAATGTGAACAGCGCGGATGACTAAGCACGTTATAAGTACGCCCCATCTTTTTTCAACACGCCTGCCAACGACGACGCTCATGGGACCAAAATAATCTACACCGGCGTATGTGAACGGCCGTGCGAATGCTGCAAGCCTACTTGAAGGTAGTGATGCCATAGCAGGAGGATGCGGACGAGCCCTAGCATTTTTACACATCTGACAGTCTCGACGAATTTTATCGCAAACTCTCCTAAGTTGCGATATCTGATACTTTTGCCGTAACTCGTTTACAACTGTTTCAAAATTACAATGATGGAAAACTTCATGAGTGGATTGTACGATTAATTTTGTTACGGGATGCTCTTTCGGTAGAATTATGGGATTTGCAGTGGATGGTTCGATGAATTCACACGCTTCTATTCTGCCACGCATGCGCAGGACTCCAACTTCGTCCAAAAATGGTGAAAGTTTGTAGAGAGGGCTCGTTTTCTGTAACTTACCACTTGTCGAATTAACTTTAGAAAGCGTCCAGACTTCATTGCGGTACACATGTTGCTGCACTTCTCGGTATATGAAGTTCTCCGCCGTACGAAGCTCGTCTTGTTTTAGAGCTCCTGTAGTTGGTTGTTGTTTTAAGAATTTGTATTGGAAGTATCGACAAAATCTTACAACGTATGCCGCAGTACGTTTAAGTTTCAACCACTTAGTAAATCTACTAAAATCAATAAGTGGTTCTCTTATGCTGTGCAAGTTTACTGATCGCTGCATCTCGTTCTCTGTCGTTCCTAGGTCGAAGTTTTGGGTTGGCCACATCTCTTTTTGTTGCCAAATAAATTGAGGTCCGTTGAACCATCGACTACGAGACGAAAAGTCGGgaagtttttgccattttgtgcCTTCATCTGCAACATTGTGTTGCGTGGGCACCCAGTTCCATTCAGATAGATTTGTGTCTTCTAAAATCTCGCCGACTCTAGCTCCTACAAATTTTGTGTACCTCCGATGATCTGAACGTAGCCAACAAAGTACATCTCTCGAATCTGACCAGAAAAATCTCTGGTTTATACGTATTCTGTGACACTCTCCAATATCTTTAGCCAGTCTCACTCCGATTACAGCTGCTTGGAGCTCTAGACGGGGTATCGAGACGTATCGCAATGGGGCAACACGAGTTTTTGACGTTATAAGGGCGCACTCGATGTTTTCTTTCTCCTGATACCGGAAGTATGCAACGGCTGCATAGCCGTTCTCGCTCGCATCTACAAAAACGTGCAATTGAACTTCGCAGGATTCACGATCTGTCACGGCTCTTCGATAACAACGGGGAATAGATATGGTTTCCACTCTTCGCAAAACACTGAGCCAGTGCCGCCATTTAGTTAAATGTTGCTCCTCTATGTGCTCATCCCAATCGATGCCGGAGCGCCATATTTCCTGAAGAAGTACCTTCAAGTACATTAGAAAGTTTGAGAGCAATCCAATTGGGTCATAGATCTGCATAAGGGTTCGCAATACTTCGCGCTTTGTGGGGGTTGCTGTTCCATGTAATAATTCATATTCACAACGCCGTGGTACTTTGAAGGTAAAACAATCATCAGAGGTGTTCCACCACATTCCTAGTATCCTCTCCGTATTTAACTCGTTGCTCACGTTGAGGTCTTTCTGGAATTCCTTACTTTCCCCCATAGCCTTCATCACCTTCTCGGAATTGGACAGCCACCCACGAATTTCGAATCCACCTTGTGAATTTATTATTCTAGCCTCCTTGGCAATTTTTACTGCCTCTTCTTCGCTCTCGACACTGAACAGCATGTCGTCTACATACGTATCGCGAATTATAGCATTTACAGCTTCTGGATGTTGCGAAGAAAAACGTTCGGCATTTAAGTTTTTCACATATTGTGCACAGCTCGGCGAGCATGTTGCACCAAAGGTCATTACTCGCATCACGTACGCCGCAGGTGGTTCTTCAACCTGTCCACTATTCCACAAAAATCGTTGACAATGTTGGTCCTCCTGGTTCACGAGGACTTGGTGGAACATCTCCCGTATATCACCTGAGACTGCGACCCGGTGTTCACGAAAACGTTGCAGTACGTGTGGTAAGGATACGATTTGGTCCGGTCCTTTGAGCAAAAATGAATTAAGCGATAAGTCTCCAACTTTTGCTGCTGCATCCCAAACTATACGCAGCTTTCCAGGCTTGTTTGGGTTAAGAACTGGAAAAATAGGGAGATACCATACTCGACCTGGATAGTTGCGTTCTTCTTCTACTGAAAGCTTGCGTATATAGCCTTTAGTTTCATAATCGGTGAGTTTCTGCCGCAAATCCTTTGCCATCTGAGGTTCTCGAAGCATGCGTTTCACCAGACATTGATGCCTTTTTAGTGCCATTCTTTTGCTGTTTGGTAAGAATACGTTGTCATAGCGCCACAGAAGTCCAGTTTCATACCTGCCATCTTTAAAGACTGTTTTTGACCTAATTATGTCAAGAGCTCGTGAATCATCTTTAGATATGAGCTGGTTTTTCGTCGGTTGAATTCCCAAGCTATCAAAGGAAAAGTAGTCTTTTATAGCTAAATTCAGCGCTTCACATTGGCAAATATGATAGTTGAAAGCTTTCCTATCGCTCAATAATGAAATATCGTTTGTTAAAGAACAAGGACCATAAATCACCCAGCCCAAACGTGTTAGTACTGCAGTTGGTTGACTTTCAGAACCTTCTTTGCAGTCCAGAGGATATTCTAATCTGATGTTATCCATTCCTAACAAGATTCTAGGTTGTACATTGGTGTACGGTTCAATCGAGACATCGGATAAATAACTGAAGCTTTTTACCAGTTTGGATGTGCACAAGGTTTGGGGTGGTAAATCTAAACTGCGGACTGTATGCACCTTGGATAGACAGAAGCGCTTACTTGTTCCAGAGCTTCCCGAAATGTATACTGAGCACTTGATGGAGTCCGACTCATACCTACCCTGACCAGCAGTCCAATTTATGCAGAGCGGATAGTGTTCTCCTTCCAGCTTCAACTCGTTCCACAGACTGTGTTCCATGAGCGTACATGTGGATCCTCCATCTATGAAGGCGTAGGTGTCAATTGATTTCCCATTCCCATGGACGGTAACTCGTACGTATTTCAAAAGAACATTTCCCGTTGTATTTTGGTGAGTGTTGCAAAAGGCGTCCTTTTGTTGTGCTCCACCAGACTGCTTATGCTTTTTATCGTTGTGTAACATACAGTGATGCAGATATTTACATCCGTTTTTGCTACATGGCACCTTGCGTTCacagtttttaaaatgcttGGTAAGACACTTCCTGCAGATGTTCTTCTCATGGATTAACGACCAACGTGACTGTACTGACATGTTTTGAAACTGTGTACAGCTCTCAAGTCCACTACATGTACCGAAGCATGCGAGACAGGCTCCTTCCTTGTCCTCCTCGGCCGGTGTGGTGTGTAGGTGTAAAAATGCTCCTTCCTTGTCCTCCTCGGCCGGTGTGGTGTGTAGGTGTAAAAAGGCTCCTTCTTTCTTTGGCTTGCCAGACTGTTTCGACCAGGCCTCTGGTCTTGTAACTAGACTGCATGCCTCTGCTATTCTACCAATCCAAACACTAACTTCAAGAAGGGAATTATCACCCGTTTCTAGACGATGCAATGCCCATTGCATTTTCAACCCTGGTGGTAGTGCATCCACTAATTCCTGTACCAGTGGGGCGTTATACAGCCGTTCCTCTAATTCACATGCTTGAATGGTGGCGCATAAGTTTTGAACTGCTATTCCGAAGTCGATAATTGTTTCCATGCGGTCATCTCTCGGCTTCGGTAATAGTCTCACACGTTTAATCATTGTTTCAATGATTGATTCCGGATTACCAAACAACGTTCTCAGTCGCCCAATGATAACTGGAACGTTATCGGGATGTAGAAGAAGACTTTTCACTGCGTTCAAAGCACGGTCGCACAAAGACTTCTCCAAGCGATCCAGGAGTTCGTTATTGCCAAATGCGCACATCCTGGACGTTCTTTCGAATGCTGCTATGAATCGTGGCCAATCTTCAGGATCTCCTCCGAATTTCGGCAGATCTTTTACCGTGTGTCTTGCTGCTAACTGATTGTTCGATAATGATTCGTCATAGGTGTGGAGGTGAGGAGGTTGATGCGAAGCTATCCTCGACTTACGTTGTGTTGAAGTAAGGTCGCCAGAACGTCCAGAAGCACCGAACTTGTGCTGAACGTCTA
It includes:
- the LOC129742459 gene encoding uncharacterized protein LOC129742459 encodes the protein MSKGSGKGSVDCPTGDKNGSEGASCGICRRVDTSRMVQCDVCDTWFHYECVDEDDSIENRDWSCNKCLRKELEKEREVLMGEREEFRKQQKQWQKSLPQQKQSEQPGQRQSEMQRPKPGKFEKLQLQWPHTQLHGTPLETTPIHTQRRIPPVDMMIQGTSSEQHITKFTQEPIANSTAQHIRAPKSTTKSFLKDSNKSTKLKDMQLKAMEERQALEKKQLEERLAFEQEMLRSSDSESETSASLQKIDEWLNEMDIGSNSRNPKPMNETPLPKYVDVQHKFGASGRSGDLTSTQRKSRIASHQPPHLHTYDESLSNNQLAARHTVKDLPKFGGDPEDWPRFIAAFERTSRMCAFGNNELLDRLEKSLCDRALNAVKSLLLHPDNVPVIIGRLRTLFGNPESIIETMIKRVRLLPKPRDDRMETIIDFGIAVQNLCATIQACELEERLYNAPLVQELVDALPPGLKMQWALHRLETGDNSLLEVSVWIGRIAEACSLVTRPEAWSKQSGKPKKEGAFLHLHTTPAEEDKEGAFLHLHTTPAEEDKEGACLACFGTCSGLESCTQFQNMSVQSRWSLIHEKNICRKCLTKHFKNCERKVPCSKNGCKYLHHCMLHNDKKHKQSGGAQQKDAFCNTHQNTTGNVLLKYVRVTVHGNGKSIDTYAFIDGGSTCTLMEHSLWNELKLEGEHYPLCINWTAGQGRYESDSIKCSVYISGSSGTSKRFCLSKVHTVRSLDLPPQTLCTSKLVKSFSYLSDVSIEPYTNVQPRILLGMDNIRLEYPLDCKEGSESQPTAVLTRLGWVIYGPCSLTNDISLLSDRKAFNYHICQCEALNLAIKDYFSFDSLGIQPTKNQLISKDDSRALDIIRSKTVFKDGRYETGLLWRYDNVFLPNSKRMALKRHQCLVKRMLREPQMAKDLRQKLTDYETKGYIRKLSVEEERNYPGRVWYLPIFPVLNPNKPGKLRIVWDAAAKVGDLSLNSFLLKGPDQIVSLPHVLQRFREHRVAVSGDIREMFHQVLVNQEDQHCQRFLWNSGQVEEPPAAYVMRVMTFGATCSPSCAQYVKNLNAERFSSQHPEAVNAIIRDTYVDDMLFSVESEEEAVKIAKEARIINSQGGFEIRGWLSNSEKVMKAMGESKEFQKDLNVSNELNTERILGMWWNTSDDCFTFKVPRRCEYELLHGTATPTKREVLRTLMQIYDPIGLLSNFLMYLKVLLQEIWRSGIDWDEHIEEQHLTKWRHWLSVLRRVETISIPRCYRRAVTDRESCEVQLHVFVDASENGYAAVAYFRYQEKENIECALITSKTRVAPLRYVSIPRLELQAAVIGVRLAKDIGECHRIRINQRFFWSDSRDVLCWLRSDHRRYTKFVGARVGEILEDTNLSEWNWVPTQHNVADEGTKWQKLPDFSSRSRWFNGPQFIWQQKEMWPTQNFDLGTTENEMQRSVNLHSIREPLIDFSRFTKWLKLKRTAAYVVRFCRYFQYKFLKQQPTTGALKQDELRTAENFIYREVQQHVYRNEVWTLSKVNSTSGKLQKTSPLYKLSPFLDEVGVLRMRGRIEACEFIEPSTANPIILPKEHPVTKLIVQSTHEVFHHCNFETVVNELRQKYQISQLRRVCDKIRRDCQMCKNARARPHPPAMASLPSSRLAAFARPFTYAGVDYFGPMSVVVGRRVEKRWGVLITCLVIRAVHIEIAHSLNTSSCILALRNFMARRGTPLELFSDRGTNFVGSNREITEAVRCLDENKMMEEFTTANTKWTFLPPSSPHMGGSWERLVQSVKKVLRNMKIPRNPTDEVLHNTLLEIEFIINSRPLTYVPIDNADSEAITPNHFLLGSSSGSKPLVPFEDNPNILRNTWKTSQTYANQFWKRWVQEYLPSINRRTKWHYPVKPIEVDDVVVIVDPDLPRNMWPKGRVVKVNNRDGQVRSALVKTASNIYERPAVKLAVLDVGVSDRKHDSTSCVPGGSVTQCATTPPIPISPH